A single region of the Vicia villosa cultivar HV-30 ecotype Madison, WI linkage group LG4, Vvil1.0, whole genome shotgun sequence genome encodes:
- the LOC131596269 gene encoding EIN3-binding F-box protein 1, translating into MSQVFGFSGDNFCHGGSIYTNPKEASFYLSLGPQVDVYYPPQKRSRVSVPFVFDGEWFEQKQKTTIDSLPDECLFEIFRRLPVGEERSACACVSKRWLMLLSSICKNEICSNKNTSDGENKMEGDSQEFGGEGYLSRNLEGKKATDVRLAAIAVGTASRGGLGKLSIRGNNSNRGVTSQGLKAVASGCPSLKVLSLWNVSSVGDEGLIEIANGCQQLEKLDLCRCPSISDKALIAVARNCPNLTELSLESCPNIHNEGLQAIGKFCSNLKSISIKDCAGVGDQGIAGLFSSASLLLTKVKLQALTVSDLSLAVIGHYGKAVTDLVLNFLPNVSERGFWVMGNANGLHKLKTLTIASCRGVTDVGLEAVGKGCPNLKSVHLQKCAFLSDNGLISFTKAAISLESLKLEECHRITQFGFFGVLFNCGAKLKALSLVSCYGIKDLDLELSPSSPCESLRSLSICNCPGFGNATLSVLGKLCPQLQQVELTGLKGVTDAGLLPLLESSEAGLVKVNLSGCVNLTDKVVSSLVNLHGWTLEILNLEGCKNISNASLIAMAEHCQLLCDLDVSMCAISDAGIAALAHAQQINLQILSLSGCTLVTDRSLPALRKLGHTLLGLNVQHCNSISSSAVEMLVELLWRCDILS; encoded by the exons ATGTCTCAAGTCTTCGGCTTTTCCG GTGACAACTTTTGCCATGGGGGTTCGATATACACAAACCCCAAGGAAGCCAGCTTCTACCTGTCTCTCGGCCCTCAGGTTGATGTCTACTATCCTCCTCAGAAGAGATCTCGTGTCAGCGTTCCATTTGTTTTCGATGGAGAATGGTTTGAGCAGAAGCAGAAAACAACAATTGATTCCTTGCCAGATGAGTGCCTCTTTGAGATCTTTAGAAGGTTGCCTGTGGGTGAAGAAAGGAGTGCTTGCGCTTGTGTTTCCAAACGTTGGCTTATGCTTCTAAGCAGTATTTGCAAGAACGAGATCTGTAGCAACAAGAATACCTCAGATGGTGAGAATAAAATGGAAGGTGACAGTCAAGAGTTTGGAGGCGAGGGGTACCTTTCCCGGAACTTGGAAGGAAAGAAGGCAACTGATGTTAGACTTGCTGCTATTGCAGTTGGAACCGCATCACGAGGAGGATTGGGAAAGCTTTCAATCCGTGGAAACAACTCAAATCGCGGGGTGACTTCTCAAGGTCTCAAAGCAGTTGCTAGCGGGTGCCCTTCTCTAAAGGTTCTTTCACTATGGAATGTTTCCTCTGTTGGCGATGAAGGCCTAATTGAGATTGCTAATGGATGTCAACAGCTCGAGAAGCTTGACCTTTGCAGATGCCCTTCAATTTCTGACAAGGCTTTGATAGCAGTTGCAAGAAATTGTCCAAATCTAACCGAGTTATCATTGGAGTCTTGTCCTAACATTCACAATGAAGGTCTACAAGCCATTGGAAAGTTCTGCTCCAATCTGAAGTCTATATCTATCAAGGATTGTGCCGGTGTTGGTGATCAGGGAATTGCTGGCCTCTTTTCTTCAGCTTCTTTGCTTTTGACAAAAGTGAAGCTCCAGGCATTGACTGTTTCTGATCTATCTCTAGCTGTTATTGGACATTATGGAAAAGCAGTTACCGATCTGGTCCTTAATTTCCTTCCAAATGTTAGTGAGAGGGGCTTCTGGGTTATGGGAAATGCTAATGGATTGCATAAACTGAAGACACTCACAATTGCATCATGCAGAGGAGTAACCGATGTTGGGCTTGAAGCTGTTGGAAAGGGTTGTCCTAATCTGAAAAGTGTACACCTTCAAAAGTGTGCGTTTCTCTCAGACAACGGGTTGATTTCATTCACCAAGGCTGCTATATCACTTGAAAGCCTAAAATTGGAGGAGTGCCACAGAATTACCCAATTTGGGTTTTTCGGTGTCCTTTTTAACTGTGGTGCCAAATTGAAGGCTCTTTCTCTTGTAAGCTGCTATGGAATCAAGGATCTGGACTTGGAATTGTCACCCTCATCTCCTTGTGAATCACTACGTTCATTATCAATCTGTAACTGCCCTGGATTTGGAAACGCTACCCTATCCGTGCTCGGAAAATTGTGCCCTCAGCTTCAACAGGTTGAATTGACTGGACTTAAGGGAGTGACAGATGCTGGTTTGCTTCCACTGCTTGAGAGCTCCGAGGCTGGTTTGGTTAAAGTCAATCTCAGTGGTTGCGTAAATCTTACAGACAAAGTAGTTTCATCCCTAGTCAATCTGCATGGCTGGACTCTCGAGATTCTAAACCTCGAAGGTTGTAAAAACATTAGCAATGCTAGTTTGATTGCAATGGCTGAGCATTGCCAATTGCTTTGTGATCTTGATGTTTCCATGTGTGCGATCTCTGATGCTGGGATAGCTGCTCTGGCACATGCTCAACAGATAAATCTTCAGATTCTTTCTCTGTCAGGCTGCACTTTGGTTACGGACAGGAGTTTGCCCGCTTTGAGAAAATTGGGCCACACCCTTTTGGGACTTAACGTCCAGCATTGCAATTCAATCAGCAGCAGTGCAGTTGAAATGCTTGTTGAACTTCTTTGGAGGTGTGACATCCTCTCCTGA